One genomic window of Candidatus Binatia bacterium includes the following:
- a CDS encoding HU family DNA-binding protein — protein MTKAELIESVASKVDLPRALAEKVVNVLFDDIVAALRQGEKVNISGFGTFAVSTRKARTGRNPKTGETIEIAASRSAKFKAGKQLRDSLNAAT, from the coding sequence ATGACAAAGGCGGAGTTGATTGAGTCGGTTGCAAGCAAGGTTGACCTTCCTCGCGCGTTGGCAGAGAAGGTCGTTAACGTTCTCTTTGATGACATTGTTGCAGCTTTGCGCCAGGGCGAGAAGGTGAATATCTCAGGATTTGGGACTTTTGCAGTTTCAACAAGAAAGGCGAGAACAGGTAGAAATCCGAAAACTGGAGAGACGATTGAGATTGCCGCATCCCGTTCGGCAAAGTTTAAAGCAGGGAAACAGTTGCGAGATTCGCTCAACGCAGCCACATAA
- the rplM gene encoding 50S ribosomal protein L13: MRKTMVVSEETALAQRGWVLIDAKDQILGRVASLAAQLVRGKHKPIFQPWTDAGDFVVIINAGEVRLTGGKWRKKEYVRHTGYPGGVRVRTALEQKLLKPEEMLRCAIEGMLPKNRLGHQLASKVKIYAGPTHPHEAQKPVPLAVAVKKKVVQ, from the coding sequence ATGCGCAAGACCATGGTGGTTTCGGAAGAGACAGCGTTAGCGCAAAGGGGCTGGGTCCTGATCGACGCCAAAGACCAAATATTGGGCCGTGTGGCGAGCTTGGCAGCCCAGCTCGTGCGAGGGAAGCATAAACCCATTTTTCAGCCGTGGACTGATGCCGGGGATTTTGTAGTCATAATCAACGCGGGAGAGGTTCGACTGACTGGGGGGAAGTGGCGCAAGAAAGAGTATGTGCGACACACCGGTTATCCAGGTGGCGTGCGGGTGCGAACAGCGCTGGAACAGAAGCTGCTCAAGCCGGAGGAGATGTTGCGTTGTGCCATTGAGGGGATGTTGCCGAAAAACCGCTTGGGGCACCAGTTGGCCTCGAAGGTGAAAATTTATGCTGGTCCGACCCACCCTCATGAGGCGCAGAAACCTGTGCCCTTGGCGGTGGCTGTAAAAAAGAAGGTGGTGCAATGA
- the rpsI gene encoding 30S ribosomal protein S9 produces MSDLERYAATGRRKTAVARVLLVPGQGSVVVNGRPWEQYFPRPTSRMIILQPFELTETAGQFDVIANVRGGGLAAQAEAVRHGVTRALLAYNHDLRPALKKAGFIRRDPREVERKKYGRHKARKRPQYSKR; encoded by the coding sequence ATGAGCGACTTGGAGCGTTATGCGGCAACAGGTCGGCGGAAAACCGCGGTTGCCCGAGTCCTATTGGTTCCGGGGCAAGGTAGCGTGGTTGTCAACGGGCGGCCGTGGGAGCAGTACTTTCCCCGCCCGACATCCCGAATGATTATCTTGCAGCCATTTGAGTTAACCGAGACTGCGGGGCAGTTTGACGTGATTGCGAATGTGCGGGGAGGAGGTCTGGCGGCACAGGCCGAGGCAGTTCGACACGGTGTGACACGGGCTTTGCTTGCTTACAATCACGATCTTCGCCCAGCTTTAAAGAAAGCAGGCTTCATCAGGCGAGACCCCCGCGAGGTAGAGCGGAAGAAGTACGGTCGCCACAAGGCGAGGAAACGTCCTCAGTACTCTAAGCGGTGA
- a CDS encoding LptF/LptG family permease: MMGSTIFKLLVVEYFAALFVTLLGASILYIVVDLIERLGVILQHDVTVSTVGWYFLYKLPLVVHQTIPAAASIAVVLALIRHRRHREIVALMSAGLSPGRIAQPFLTATTLLCFGNLLFAEFIVPPSTRAAQEINLRDIKKRDRKKIIAEREIWLRGPQGIYHVSYVDRSNQTLLGVTLYEFASDFSLLRIRYFPEVRWTGTEWTVSREQSRVLFSRTEGHGAAAEGEIYLKLPTRFEEFAEVQREPEELSLADLWRQYTTLRSLGLPATRISVEFYLRTALPFAPLVLVLALLPLHIQARQPTQFATSVAASALIGFGYWLMTGAASSLGHAGALPAPVAAWLTNLTYAGAGLAFLIR; the protein is encoded by the coding sequence TATTTCGCGGCTCTGTTCGTGACCCTGCTCGGAGCCTCGATCTTGTACATCGTGGTCGATCTAATCGAGCGCCTAGGCGTGATTCTGCAACACGACGTCACCGTATCCACAGTTGGTTGGTATTTCCTTTACAAACTTCCTCTCGTCGTCCATCAAACGATCCCCGCAGCTGCGAGTATTGCCGTCGTCCTCGCGCTGATTCGCCACCGGCGCCATCGCGAAATTGTTGCGCTCATGAGTGCAGGGTTGAGTCCTGGGCGCATCGCTCAGCCCTTCTTAACCGCCACAACCCTACTCTGCTTCGGCAACCTCCTCTTCGCCGAATTCATCGTGCCCCCTAGCACTCGTGCTGCACAAGAAATCAACCTTCGCGACATCAAGAAGCGCGACCGCAAAAAGATCATTGCCGAGCGAGAGATCTGGCTCCGGGGCCCGCAAGGGATTTACCACGTTTCCTACGTTGATCGTTCCAACCAAACCCTTCTCGGGGTTACTCTATATGAGTTCGCGAGCGATTTCTCACTCTTGCGGATCCGCTACTTTCCGGAGGTCCGTTGGACGGGAACAGAATGGACTGTTTCACGCGAACAAAGCCGTGTGCTCTTTTCCAGGACCGAGGGTCATGGCGCAGCGGCTGAAGGCGAGATCTACCTCAAATTACCCACTCGGTTCGAGGAATTCGCGGAGGTTCAAAGAGAACCGGAAGAACTGTCTCTCGCCGATCTATGGCGGCAATACACTACGCTAAGAAGCCTCGGCCTACCTGCAACGCGAATCTCCGTGGAGTTTTACTTGAGAACTGCCCTTCCCTTCGCTCCACTAGTACTCGTACTCGCTCTTTTGCCACTGCATATCCAAGCAAGGCAGCCCACACAGTTTGCTACCAGTGTGGCCGCAAGTGCGTTAATTGGGTTCGGTTATTGGCTCATGACCGGTGCCGCCTCGTCTCTGGGCCATGCCGGGGCACTCCCAGCACCGGTTGCCGCTTGGCTAACAAACCTAACCTACGCAGGAGCCGGTCTTGCTTTTCTGATACGATAA